The following coding sequences lie in one Rhodohalobacter barkolensis genomic window:
- a CDS encoding hydroxymethylglutaryl-CoA reductase, degradative: protein MSDLTMTNNDKSRIPKFYKYSVENRLDVLREKEILNQEDYVALREQMHLLTQNDADKMIENVIGVFGLPMGLGLNFLINNKPYVVPMVVEEPSILAAVSSAAKVVRNAGGFESESDDPILIGQIQLVDVRHPLKVRHAILQEKQEILNLANSLHPNMVKRGGGAIDLEVMIHQQDRHPGSMVVVHLLVDTRDAMGANLVNSMCEGVASLVEKLSGSKVYLRILSNLTDRAMVRSQCVIPTKFLDFNNSSGKEVRDGIIRAAEFAAIDSYRASTHNKGIMNGIDPLAIATGNDWRAIEAAAHAYAARSGRYTSLTNWYKNENGDLVGTIDIPLKVGTVGGSLKSNKAVGIAHRILGIESATELAEVMGAVGLAQNFSALRSLGTEGIQRGHMTLHARSVASTAGAPAELFEKVLERLVESGEIKVWKAKEIIEELKGEQKMAATGKIPLPDDDKDMSYGYGKIILTGEHSVVHGTHAVAAPITLKMKAKVWDHDKDVRLLIPRWGVEQTIEFGADHKYSIYKSLEMILDHLDLRDKPMNIEVFPEVPRAMGMGGSAALAVAIIRALDKHFELGLGDDDVRRLSFESENIVHGGASGIDNTVSTYGNLIMFQKGTPPKMETLSLKEPIPIVIGLSGVESMTSKMVKRVREQAEIFPQWYEKIFKQMDEIALASKEAIENRDLSQLGMIMNMNHGYLNTLGVSYPDVEELIEIARNNGALGAKLTGGGGGGAMIALCDSEKMQKRIQKKMHENGYDALIAEIKPSTP from the coding sequence TTGTCTGATCTCACTATGACCAATAATGACAAATCACGTATTCCAAAATTTTACAAGTACAGTGTAGAGAACCGGCTGGACGTTCTCCGGGAAAAGGAAATTCTAAATCAGGAGGATTATGTTGCCCTCCGTGAGCAGATGCATCTCCTTACACAGAATGATGCCGATAAAATGATCGAGAATGTAATCGGTGTTTTTGGACTTCCGATGGGACTTGGGCTCAATTTTTTAATTAACAACAAACCGTATGTAGTGCCTATGGTGGTTGAGGAACCTTCCATCCTTGCAGCGGTCAGTTCAGCAGCAAAAGTAGTTCGAAATGCGGGTGGATTTGAATCTGAATCTGATGATCCAATTCTGATCGGTCAAATTCAGCTTGTGGATGTCCGCCATCCCTTAAAAGTTCGACATGCCATATTACAGGAAAAACAGGAGATTCTGAATCTTGCCAACAGCCTCCACCCCAACATGGTTAAGCGAGGTGGCGGAGCGATTGATCTGGAAGTGATGATTCATCAGCAGGATAGGCATCCAGGAAGCATGGTGGTAGTTCACCTGTTAGTTGATACTCGTGATGCCATGGGCGCCAATCTTGTTAACAGCATGTGTGAAGGTGTTGCATCTTTAGTTGAAAAATTATCCGGTTCAAAAGTTTATCTGCGAATCCTTTCTAATCTGACCGATCGGGCGATGGTCAGATCGCAATGCGTCATTCCAACCAAATTTCTCGATTTCAATAACTCTTCAGGCAAAGAAGTACGTGATGGAATCATTCGAGCAGCAGAATTTGCGGCTATTGACTCCTACCGGGCGTCGACCCACAATAAAGGAATTATGAACGGGATTGATCCGCTGGCAATTGCAACAGGCAACGACTGGAGAGCCATTGAAGCGGCCGCGCACGCCTATGCAGCCCGAAGCGGCCGATACACCTCACTGACCAACTGGTACAAAAATGAGAACGGAGACCTGGTCGGCACCATCGACATTCCTCTGAAGGTTGGGACGGTTGGCGGTTCACTCAAATCAAATAAAGCCGTTGGAATTGCTCACCGTATTTTAGGAATTGAATCTGCCACGGAACTGGCGGAAGTGATGGGAGCTGTGGGACTGGCCCAGAATTTTTCGGCATTGCGGTCGCTCGGCACAGAAGGAATTCAGCGTGGACACATGACACTCCATGCCCGAAGTGTGGCCAGTACGGCAGGTGCACCGGCAGAACTTTTTGAAAAAGTGCTTGAACGACTTGTTGAGAGTGGTGAAATCAAAGTCTGGAAAGCGAAAGAGATTATCGAGGAGCTGAAAGGTGAACAGAAGATGGCTGCCACCGGAAAAATTCCTCTTCCTGATGATGACAAGGATATGTCGTACGGATACGGCAAAATCATTTTGACAGGTGAGCACTCCGTTGTTCACGGAACGCACGCTGTAGCCGCCCCCATCACCCTTAAAATGAAGGCGAAGGTGTGGGATCATGATAAGGATGTACGACTTTTGATTCCACGCTGGGGTGTAGAGCAAACCATCGAGTTTGGTGCAGACCACAAGTACTCGATCTATAAATCACTGGAGATGATACTGGATCATCTTGATCTGAGAGATAAGCCGATGAATATTGAAGTATTTCCGGAAGTTCCCCGGGCAATGGGTATGGGCGGTTCAGCGGCATTGGCAGTTGCCATCATACGCGCATTAGACAAACATTTTGAACTAGGTCTGGGCGATGATGATGTGCGTCGTCTCTCCTTTGAGTCGGAGAATATTGTGCATGGCGGTGCATCCGGGATCGATAATACGGTTTCCACTTATGGCAACCTGATCATGTTCCAAAAAGGAACTCCGCCAAAAATGGAGACTTTATCCCTGAAAGAACCTATTCCGATTGTGATTGGTCTGAGTGGCGTTGAAAGCATGACCTCCAAAATGGTTAAACGGGTTCGCGAACAGGCTGAGATATTTCCACAGTGGTATGAAAAGATTTTCAAGCAAATGGATGAGATTGCCCTGGCGTCTAAAGAGGCGATTGAAAACCGGGATTTGAGCCAGCTGGGAATGATCATGAATATGAATCATGGATATCTGAATACACTCGGCGTCTCTTATCCTGATGTTGAAGAGTTGATTGAAATAGCCAGAAATAACGGGGCTTTAGGGGCAAAATTGACCGGTGGTGGCGGAGGCGGAGCTATGATTGCGCTCTGTGATTCTGAAAAGATGCAGAAAAGGATTCAGAAGAAAATGCACGAAAACGGTTACGATGCCCTGATCGCAGAAATCAAGCCTTCTACGCCATAA
- a CDS encoding mevalonate kinase, producing the protein MHESSICVKSPGKLILLGEYAVLEQAPALVTAIDRHCVVKIAPLYNSTFQIRTGNLKLPEVQFTLDSEGDAHFRTPLNSKVENQLRFVLSMLKYVTLRSGKIPGASIEIDTAPFYHKTTGYKFGLGSSAALTVSLLSALMEYMNKHIEQEDLYREAFLAHRHAQGKLGSGTDIAASATGGVMSYTMPESIDKLNGQVQPHSWPDDLHMITIWAGYAASTRSFVSNVNAFRDQKPAEYNKIMQTMMELSREGSVAFAKGDTDAFLNIVEDFKSQEYLLGQQSDTEIISDVHQDISSMVQKAGGTYKPSGAGGGDIGVAFCKESSTADNIREMIKESMFDVMDLKMSPTGTKVVHTTEIE; encoded by the coding sequence ATGCACGAATCTTCCATTTGCGTAAAATCACCCGGCAAGCTAATCTTATTGGGAGAATATGCCGTTCTTGAACAGGCTCCTGCCCTTGTAACAGCCATTGACCGTCATTGTGTTGTTAAAATTGCACCGCTTTACAATAGTACGTTTCAGATTCGAACCGGTAATCTGAAACTGCCCGAAGTACAATTTACCTTGGATTCAGAAGGCGATGCGCATTTTAGAACCCCTTTGAATTCTAAAGTAGAAAATCAGCTTCGGTTTGTTCTATCCATGCTCAAATATGTAACTCTTCGCAGTGGTAAAATTCCCGGAGCATCCATTGAAATAGATACGGCACCTTTTTATCATAAAACAACCGGATACAAATTTGGACTTGGATCCAGTGCAGCCCTAACTGTTTCTCTTCTCTCCGCCCTGATGGAGTACATGAATAAGCATATCGAACAGGAAGATCTCTACAGAGAAGCATTTCTGGCTCACCGACATGCACAGGGTAAACTTGGTAGCGGTACGGATATCGCCGCCAGTGCCACCGGAGGAGTAATGAGCTATACAATGCCGGAATCCATTGATAAACTGAATGGACAGGTACAACCTCACAGTTGGCCGGATGATCTTCATATGATTACTATTTGGGCCGGTTATGCAGCCTCAACCCGAAGTTTTGTCAGTAATGTGAATGCTTTCCGGGATCAAAAACCGGCTGAATATAACAAAATCATGCAAACGATGATGGAACTGTCTCGTGAAGGATCCGTGGCTTTTGCCAAGGGTGACACAGATGCGTTCCTAAACATCGTTGAAGACTTTAAAAGTCAAGAGTATCTTCTTGGTCAGCAAAGTGATACGGAAATCATCTCAGATGTTCATCAGGATATTTCAAGTATGGTTCAAAAAGCTGGCGGTACATACAAACCGTCCGGTGCCGGTGGCGGGGATATTGGTGTAGCCTTTTGTAAAGAATCCTCTACCGCTGATAATATCCGGGAAATGATCAAAGAGAGCATGTTTGATGTGATGGATTTGAAAATGAGTCCGACCGGAACGAAAGTGGTTCATACAACAGAAATTGAATAA
- the mvaD gene encoding diphosphomevalonate decarboxylase, whose product MNSKRKRIIADFNYNPVTAQAHANIALIKYWGKRSVDLNLPAVGSISLTLDALKTTTTLQFDENLNEDELQLDYRKVTGKPLDRVTEFLDIAAETSNRPRAKIVTKNSFPTGAGLASSASGFAALAVAADKALNLNHSKEELSRLARKGSGSAARSIYGGFAEMKCGSSFDDDKDDYAIPLHDESHWDLRLLIAVTSTDKKDVGSTEGMVRTAKTSSFYQGWVENQQADLEEMRSALHAKNFEKVGELTEHSCFKMHGLAMSGRPPLLYWNAATTETIHTVWNLRKKGIAAFVTIDAGPQVKILCQPDRAELIKQAVLSVNGVKNIIETKPGPEASIVQSEIVKNS is encoded by the coding sequence GTGAACAGCAAAAGGAAAAGAATCATCGCAGATTTTAACTATAATCCGGTTACAGCTCAGGCTCATGCCAACATCGCCCTGATCAAATATTGGGGGAAGCGCTCTGTTGATTTGAATCTTCCGGCTGTAGGGTCTATCTCACTCACTCTCGATGCCTTGAAGACCACCACAACACTTCAATTTGATGAAAATCTGAATGAAGATGAGCTTCAACTGGACTATCGGAAAGTAACGGGTAAACCGCTAGACCGTGTTACCGAATTTCTGGATATAGCAGCTGAAACGTCCAATCGGCCAAGAGCAAAAATTGTAACTAAAAACTCTTTTCCAACCGGAGCCGGGCTTGCATCTTCAGCTTCAGGATTTGCAGCACTTGCTGTTGCGGCCGATAAAGCGCTGAACTTAAACCATTCAAAAGAGGAACTCTCCCGACTTGCCAGAAAGGGCTCAGGATCTGCCGCCCGATCAATATATGGAGGTTTTGCTGAAATGAAGTGCGGCTCCTCCTTTGACGATGATAAAGATGATTATGCTATTCCTCTGCATGATGAATCGCATTGGGATCTTCGTCTTTTGATTGCCGTAACGTCCACCGACAAGAAAGATGTAGGCTCAACCGAAGGAATGGTACGAACTGCAAAAACCTCCTCTTTTTATCAGGGATGGGTCGAAAATCAACAAGCTGACCTGGAAGAGATGCGGTCGGCACTCCATGCCAAGAATTTTGAGAAAGTTGGAGAACTGACTGAACATAGCTGTTTTAAAATGCACGGTTTAGCTATGTCTGGCAGACCTCCATTACTCTATTGGAATGCTGCGACCACAGAAACGATTCATACTGTTTGGAACCTGAGAAAGAAAGGCATTGCAGCATTTGTAACGATCGATGCCGGTCCACAGGTTAAAATCCTTTGTCAACCGGATCGGGCTGAACTCATTAAACAGGCCGTTCTATCTGTCAATGGTGTAAAGAATATAATTGAAACAAAACCGGGGCCCGAAGCCTCCATTGTTCAAAGTGAAATTGTAAAGAATTCATAA
- a CDS encoding formate/nitrite transporter family protein yields the protein MDNKEEDKAPEIRHRDRAASGVPRSGWAIGDRYSWQEIQQRLLASASEEITSQPRELFFSSMTAGIAITLTLIGYAVGTSHFPDNIFLSTLLYPLGFIYIILGRFQLYTENTLPPVALIFSRLASIPLLFKVWGVVLVGNLIGAIAGGYVLANTAVLSPDAKVAATTFVVHGLELGWWGVFFKAMFAGWLVAGVVWLNVAARDTVTRVLVVYLVFFMIGTSNLFHVITAAAEVSFYIFHTAEADISTLFINYWLPVLLGNTVGGVLIFTNMAYFQSEQKRFPEYRILSLRDWLFGMKGGRQFETPRPQPPKESD from the coding sequence ATGGATAACAAAGAAGAGGATAAAGCGCCTGAAATTCGTCACCGAGACCGGGCGGCATCCGGTGTTCCACGTTCAGGGTGGGCAATTGGAGACCGATATTCGTGGCAGGAAATACAGCAACGGTTACTTGCATCTGCAAGTGAAGAAATTACCAGTCAACCTCGAGAGTTATTTTTCAGCAGTATGACTGCAGGTATAGCCATCACATTAACACTTATAGGCTATGCAGTTGGAACCAGTCACTTTCCCGACAATATTTTTCTGAGTACACTTCTATACCCACTTGGGTTTATCTATATCATTCTGGGTCGTTTTCAACTTTATACAGAAAATACCCTACCTCCCGTAGCTCTGATATTCTCGCGACTGGCCAGCATTCCATTATTATTCAAGGTATGGGGTGTTGTATTGGTAGGTAATCTTATTGGAGCAATTGCCGGAGGATATGTCCTTGCAAACACTGCTGTTCTATCGCCTGATGCTAAGGTAGCAGCTACAACGTTTGTTGTGCATGGACTTGAACTGGGATGGTGGGGTGTATTTTTTAAAGCCATGTTTGCCGGCTGGTTAGTAGCCGGTGTGGTATGGCTTAATGTTGCTGCCAGAGATACCGTAACCAGAGTTCTGGTAGTCTACCTTGTATTTTTCATGATTGGCACAAGTAATTTGTTTCACGTCATAACGGCCGCGGCGGAAGTCTCTTTCTATATTTTTCATACTGCTGAAGCCGATATTTCAACCCTTTTTATCAATTATTGGCTTCCTGTTTTACTGGGCAATACGGTAGGCGGCGTACTGATTTTTACAAATATGGCCTATTTCCAATCGGAGCAGAAACGTTTTCCTGAATACCGGATACTTAGTCTGCGCGATTGGCTGTTTGGGATGAAAGGGGGGCGCCAATTTGAAACACCCCGACCGCAGCCACCAAAAGAAAGTGATTAA
- a CDS encoding DUF2249 domain-containing protein, translated as MKNIITDELDVRTFIPIKRHEKLHKLFAELPVGESFIFINDHDPKPLYYEFRSVFGDVVDWEYLSRDPEAWKVCVTRTADSEADKADDVSTLIDLRKMEKKDWKYTVFHRYGMMLPGDTMELRASETPEEIHKIFLKKFDGEHTWSVKKDEENETVIHITKNRENDIDTTDISVVNKFDVRPFPPSKRHDMVFEAFEALEPGEAFVFINDHDPKPLYYQMEAENDVPFKWEYLMTLPEEWKVKVMKL; from the coding sequence AAGAACATAATAACGGACGAACTCGATGTCCGAACATTTATCCCCATCAAGCGGCACGAAAAACTGCATAAACTTTTTGCTGAACTCCCCGTTGGAGAGAGCTTTATTTTTATTAATGATCATGACCCTAAACCGCTTTATTATGAGTTTCGGTCGGTTTTTGGTGACGTTGTGGACTGGGAATACCTGAGTCGGGATCCCGAAGCATGGAAAGTTTGTGTTACTCGAACTGCAGATTCAGAAGCGGACAAAGCCGACGATGTTTCTACACTGATCGACCTGCGAAAAATGGAGAAGAAAGATTGGAAATACACTGTTTTCCACCGTTACGGTATGATGTTGCCGGGTGATACGATGGAGCTTCGTGCATCGGAAACGCCCGAAGAAATCCACAAAATCTTTCTAAAGAAGTTTGATGGAGAGCACACATGGTCCGTAAAAAAAGATGAAGAGAACGAAACGGTTATTCATATCACCAAAAACCGGGAAAATGATATTGACACTACCGACATCAGCGTGGTAAATAAATTTGATGTTCGTCCCTTCCCTCCTTCTAAACGGCACGACATGGTGTTCGAAGCGTTTGAAGCACTCGAGCCCGGAGAGGCGTTTGTGTTCATCAACGATCACGATCCCAAGCCTCTCTACTACCAGATGGAAGCTGAAAATGATGTTCCGTTCAAATGGGAATACCTGATGACGCTACCGGAAGAGTGGAAAGTAAAAGTGATGAAACTGTAA